A window of Anomalospiza imberbis isolate Cuckoo-Finch-1a 21T00152 chromosome 4, ASM3175350v1, whole genome shotgun sequence contains these coding sequences:
- the GSR gene encoding glutathione reductase, mitochondrial isoform X2, with protein MAAAAYELLVLGGGSGGLAGARRAAELGARVALVEPQSLGGTCVNVGCVPKKVMWNTAVHAEFVHDHADYGFETAAVKFNWRTIKEKRDAYVRRLNDIYENNVKKARIDIIRGYGKFTADPEPAIEVDGKKYTAPHILIATGGRPAVPSDSEIPGASLGMTSDGFFDLEELPRRSVVVGAGYIAVEMVGILSTLGSKSSLLIRHDKVKKVTKSPHGLLDVTMASAVPGCKPTEGVIRDVDCLLWAVGREPNSEGLCLDQVGVQVDPKGHVVVDEYQNTTRRGIYAIGDVCGRALLTPVAIAAGRKLAHRLFEGKQDSRLDYENIPTVVFSHPPIGTVGLTEEEAVAIHGKDNVKIYNTSFTPLYHAVTQRKVKCVMKLVCTGKEEKVVGLHMQGLGCDEMLQGFAVAIKMGATKADLDNTVAIHPTSAEELVTLR; from the exons ATGGCGGCGGCCGCCTacgagctgctggtgctgggcgGTGGCTCCGGGGGGCTGGCGGGGGCACGGCGGGCGGCCGAGCTTGGCGCCCGGGTCGCGCTGGTGGAGCCGCAGAGCCTCGGCGGCACCTGC GTCAATGTTGGATGCGTGCCAAAGAAG GTGATGTGGAACACGGCGGTTCACGCAGAGTTTGTCCACGATCACGCTGACTATGGCTTTGAAACGGCGGCTGTCAAGTTCAACTGGAG GACCATCAAGGAGAAGCGTGACGCGTATGTGCGGCGCCTCAATGACATCTACGAGAACAATGTTAAGAAG GCTCGCATTGACATCATCCGGGGCTATGGCAAGTTCACCGCTGATCCCGAGCCAGCCATCGAAGTGGATGGGAAAAAGTACACGGCTCCTCACATCCTTATAGCCACGGGAGGGCGCCCGGCTGTCCCTTCTGACAGCGAAATTCCTG GTGCCAGTCTGGGGATGACCAGTGACGGCTTCTTCGACCTGGAGGAGCTGCCCAG GCGCAGCGTCGTTGTTGGGGCCGGCTACATTGCGGTGGAGATGGTGGGGATCCTCTCCACGCTGGGCTCCAAGTCATCCCTGCTCATCCGCCACGACAAG GTCAAGAAGGTCACCAAGTCTCCACATGGGCTGCTGGATGTGACGATGGCCTCGGCGGTGCCGGGCTGCAAGCCGACGGAGGGGGTGATCCGGGACGTGGACTGCCTGCTGTGGGCTGTGGGGCGGGAGCCCAACTCTGAGGGGCTGTGCCTGGACCAAGTG GGCGTGCAGGTGGACCCCAAGGGCCACGTGGTTGTGGATGAGTACCAGAACACCACCAGAAGAGGGATCTATGCCATAGGGGATGTCTGTGGGAGAGCCCTTCTCACCCCAG TGGCCATCGCAGCTGGCAGGAAGCTGGCCCACAGGCTCTTCGAGGGCAAGCAGGACTCCCGGCTGGACTACGAGAACATCCCCACGGTCGTTTTCAGCCACCCGCCCATCGGCACCGTGGGGCTCACTGAAG AGGAGGCTGTGGCCATACATGGGAAGGACAACGTGAAGATCTACAACACATCCTTCACTCCCTTATACCACGCTGTCACCCAGAGGAAGGTGAAGTGTGTAATGAAGCTGGTGTGTACTGGCAaggaggagaag GTGGTGGGATTGCACATGCAAGGGCTGGGCTGTGACGAAATGCTGCAGGGCTTTGCCGTGGCCATCAAAATGGGGGCCACGAAGGCCGACCTGGACAACACCGTTGCCATTCACCCCACTTCTGCCGAGGAGCTGGTGACACTGCGCTGA
- the GSR gene encoding glutathione reductase, mitochondrial isoform X1, producing the protein MAAAAYELLVLGGGSGGLAGARRAAELGARVALVEPQSLGGTCVNVGCVPKKVMWNTAVHAEFVHDHADYGFETAAVKFNWRTIKEKRDAYVRRLNDIYENNVKKARIDIIRGYGKFTADPEPAIEVDGKKYTAPHILIATGGRPAVPSDSEIPGASLGMTSDGFFDLEELPRRSVVVGAGYIAVEMVGILSTLGSKSSLLIRHDKVLRTFDSLISSNCTQELENTGVDVWKYTQVKKVTKSPHGLLDVTMASAVPGCKPTEGVIRDVDCLLWAVGREPNSEGLCLDQVGVQVDPKGHVVVDEYQNTTRRGIYAIGDVCGRALLTPVAIAAGRKLAHRLFEGKQDSRLDYENIPTVVFSHPPIGTVGLTEEEAVAIHGKDNVKIYNTSFTPLYHAVTQRKVKCVMKLVCTGKEEKVVGLHMQGLGCDEMLQGFAVAIKMGATKADLDNTVAIHPTSAEELVTLR; encoded by the exons ATGGCGGCGGCCGCCTacgagctgctggtgctgggcgGTGGCTCCGGGGGGCTGGCGGGGGCACGGCGGGCGGCCGAGCTTGGCGCCCGGGTCGCGCTGGTGGAGCCGCAGAGCCTCGGCGGCACCTGC GTCAATGTTGGATGCGTGCCAAAGAAG GTGATGTGGAACACGGCGGTTCACGCAGAGTTTGTCCACGATCACGCTGACTATGGCTTTGAAACGGCGGCTGTCAAGTTCAACTGGAG GACCATCAAGGAGAAGCGTGACGCGTATGTGCGGCGCCTCAATGACATCTACGAGAACAATGTTAAGAAG GCTCGCATTGACATCATCCGGGGCTATGGCAAGTTCACCGCTGATCCCGAGCCAGCCATCGAAGTGGATGGGAAAAAGTACACGGCTCCTCACATCCTTATAGCCACGGGAGGGCGCCCGGCTGTCCCTTCTGACAGCGAAATTCCTG GTGCCAGTCTGGGGATGACCAGTGACGGCTTCTTCGACCTGGAGGAGCTGCCCAG GCGCAGCGTCGTTGTTGGGGCCGGCTACATTGCGGTGGAGATGGTGGGGATCCTCTCCACGCTGGGCTCCAAGTCATCCCTGCTCATCCGCCACGACAAG GTGCTGCGAACCTTTGACTCTCTGATCAGCTCCAACTGcacccaggagctggagaacaCCGGGGTGGATGTCTGGAAGTACACACAG GTCAAGAAGGTCACCAAGTCTCCACATGGGCTGCTGGATGTGACGATGGCCTCGGCGGTGCCGGGCTGCAAGCCGACGGAGGGGGTGATCCGGGACGTGGACTGCCTGCTGTGGGCTGTGGGGCGGGAGCCCAACTCTGAGGGGCTGTGCCTGGACCAAGTG GGCGTGCAGGTGGACCCCAAGGGCCACGTGGTTGTGGATGAGTACCAGAACACCACCAGAAGAGGGATCTATGCCATAGGGGATGTCTGTGGGAGAGCCCTTCTCACCCCAG TGGCCATCGCAGCTGGCAGGAAGCTGGCCCACAGGCTCTTCGAGGGCAAGCAGGACTCCCGGCTGGACTACGAGAACATCCCCACGGTCGTTTTCAGCCACCCGCCCATCGGCACCGTGGGGCTCACTGAAG AGGAGGCTGTGGCCATACATGGGAAGGACAACGTGAAGATCTACAACACATCCTTCACTCCCTTATACCACGCTGTCACCCAGAGGAAGGTGAAGTGTGTAATGAAGCTGGTGTGTACTGGCAaggaggagaag GTGGTGGGATTGCACATGCAAGGGCTGGGCTGTGACGAAATGCTGCAGGGCTTTGCCGTGGCCATCAAAATGGGGGCCACGAAGGCCGACCTGGACAACACCGTTGCCATTCACCCCACTTCTGCCGAGGAGCTGGTGACACTGCGCTGA
- the GSR gene encoding glutathione reductase, mitochondrial isoform X3, translating into MWNTAVHAEFVHDHADYGFETAAVKFNWRTIKEKRDAYVRRLNDIYENNVKKARIDIIRGYGKFTADPEPAIEVDGKKYTAPHILIATGGRPAVPSDSEIPGASLGMTSDGFFDLEELPRRSVVVGAGYIAVEMVGILSTLGSKSSLLIRHDKVLRTFDSLISSNCTQELENTGVDVWKYTQVKKVTKSPHGLLDVTMASAVPGCKPTEGVIRDVDCLLWAVGREPNSEGLCLDQVGVQVDPKGHVVVDEYQNTTRRGIYAIGDVCGRALLTPVAIAAGRKLAHRLFEGKQDSRLDYENIPTVVFSHPPIGTVGLTEEEAVAIHGKDNVKIYNTSFTPLYHAVTQRKVKCVMKLVCTGKEEKVVGLHMQGLGCDEMLQGFAVAIKMGATKADLDNTVAIHPTSAEELVTLR; encoded by the exons ATGTGGAACACGGCGGTTCACGCAGAGTTTGTCCACGATCACGCTGACTATGGCTTTGAAACGGCGGCTGTCAAGTTCAACTGGAG GACCATCAAGGAGAAGCGTGACGCGTATGTGCGGCGCCTCAATGACATCTACGAGAACAATGTTAAGAAG GCTCGCATTGACATCATCCGGGGCTATGGCAAGTTCACCGCTGATCCCGAGCCAGCCATCGAAGTGGATGGGAAAAAGTACACGGCTCCTCACATCCTTATAGCCACGGGAGGGCGCCCGGCTGTCCCTTCTGACAGCGAAATTCCTG GTGCCAGTCTGGGGATGACCAGTGACGGCTTCTTCGACCTGGAGGAGCTGCCCAG GCGCAGCGTCGTTGTTGGGGCCGGCTACATTGCGGTGGAGATGGTGGGGATCCTCTCCACGCTGGGCTCCAAGTCATCCCTGCTCATCCGCCACGACAAG GTGCTGCGAACCTTTGACTCTCTGATCAGCTCCAACTGcacccaggagctggagaacaCCGGGGTGGATGTCTGGAAGTACACACAG GTCAAGAAGGTCACCAAGTCTCCACATGGGCTGCTGGATGTGACGATGGCCTCGGCGGTGCCGGGCTGCAAGCCGACGGAGGGGGTGATCCGGGACGTGGACTGCCTGCTGTGGGCTGTGGGGCGGGAGCCCAACTCTGAGGGGCTGTGCCTGGACCAAGTG GGCGTGCAGGTGGACCCCAAGGGCCACGTGGTTGTGGATGAGTACCAGAACACCACCAGAAGAGGGATCTATGCCATAGGGGATGTCTGTGGGAGAGCCCTTCTCACCCCAG TGGCCATCGCAGCTGGCAGGAAGCTGGCCCACAGGCTCTTCGAGGGCAAGCAGGACTCCCGGCTGGACTACGAGAACATCCCCACGGTCGTTTTCAGCCACCCGCCCATCGGCACCGTGGGGCTCACTGAAG AGGAGGCTGTGGCCATACATGGGAAGGACAACGTGAAGATCTACAACACATCCTTCACTCCCTTATACCACGCTGTCACCCAGAGGAAGGTGAAGTGTGTAATGAAGCTGGTGTGTACTGGCAaggaggagaag GTGGTGGGATTGCACATGCAAGGGCTGGGCTGTGACGAAATGCTGCAGGGCTTTGCCGTGGCCATCAAAATGGGGGCCACGAAGGCCGACCTGGACAACACCGTTGCCATTCACCCCACTTCTGCCGAGGAGCTGGTGACACTGCGCTGA